From the Rhodanobacter soli genome, one window contains:
- a CDS encoding flavohemoglobin expression-modulating QEGLA motif protein: protein MNASDATVAPELQRYAVLDQRLLAAVRGIHILPTVAWPASLESRMIEAYDKGRFALPDVSYTRPDLSAARAELAAIEAAAAEGAEIDPLGDYLRRTAESWRIAAEMLESVGTAGVTAPSIALYGRPDDMIPGSRRSNLDAARYFVELSDELGADLLADDSSVNVPADVLRSDLAATLDEFFGAGTINVEVDPELTAKAAAGATRIRLRGGASFSEYDRHQLLAHEAFVHSLTALNGRRQPLLASLARTSPRVTATQEGLAVFAELMSGAIDITRLKRISLRILAIDMALSGADFVEVYKYFSACGQSTADSFHSAQRVFRGVPLGGGAAFAKDNVYLSGLLTVHTFFRLALKRRRMDLLRHLFAGKLTLHDVVALQPHFESGAILPPRWLPPWMQHVHGLAGKLAFSVFINGIQLNRVHGDELLQSV, encoded by the coding sequence ATGAACGCGTCGGACGCTACCGTCGCGCCCGAGCTGCAGCGCTATGCCGTGCTCGACCAGCGCCTGCTGGCGGCAGTGCGCGGCATCCACATCCTGCCCACGGTGGCGTGGCCGGCGTCGCTGGAAAGCCGCATGATCGAGGCCTACGACAAGGGTCGCTTCGCGTTGCCGGACGTGAGCTACACGCGGCCGGACCTGTCCGCGGCGCGCGCCGAGCTGGCGGCGATCGAGGCGGCGGCGGCCGAGGGCGCGGAGATCGACCCGCTGGGCGACTACCTGCGCCGCACCGCCGAATCCTGGCGCATTGCCGCCGAGATGCTGGAATCGGTCGGCACGGCCGGCGTCACCGCGCCGTCGATCGCGCTGTATGGACGTCCGGACGACATGATCCCCGGCAGCCGGCGCAGCAACCTCGATGCGGCGCGCTACTTCGTCGAATTGTCCGACGAGCTGGGCGCGGACCTGCTGGCCGACGACAGCAGCGTGAACGTGCCGGCCGACGTGCTGCGCAGCGACCTCGCCGCCACCCTGGACGAGTTCTTCGGCGCCGGCACGATCAACGTCGAGGTCGATCCCGAGCTGACCGCCAAGGCGGCCGCCGGCGCCACCCGCATCCGGCTGCGCGGCGGCGCCAGCTTCAGCGAGTACGATCGCCACCAGCTGCTGGCGCACGAGGCGTTCGTGCATTCGCTGACCGCGCTGAACGGCCGCCGGCAACCGCTGCTGGCCTCGCTGGCGCGCACCTCGCCGCGGGTCACCGCGACCCAGGAAGGGCTGGCCGTGTTCGCCGAACTGATGTCCGGCGCGATCGACATCACGCGGCTCAAGCGCATCAGCCTGCGCATCCTGGCGATCGACATGGCGCTCAGCGGCGCCGACTTCGTCGAGGTCTACAAGTACTTCAGCGCCTGCGGGCAGAGCACGGCGGACAGCTTCCATTCGGCCCAGCGCGTGTTCCGCGGCGTGCCGCTGGGCGGCGGCGCGGCATTCGCCAAGGACAACGTCTACCTGTCCGGCCTTCTCACCGTGCACACGTTCTTCCGCCTCGCCCTGAAGCGGCGGCGGATGGATCTGCTGCGCCACCTGTTCGCCGGCAAGCTGACCCTGCACGACGTCGTCGCGTTGCAGCCGCACTTCGAATCCGGCGCGATCCTGCCGCCGCGCTGGCTGCCGCCGTGGATGCAGCACGTGCATGGATTGGCCGGCAAGCTGGCGTTCTCGGTCTTCATCAACGGCATCCAGTTGAACCGGGTGCATGGCGACGAACTGCTGCAGAGCGTCTAG
- the rsgA gene encoding ribosome small subunit-dependent GTPase A, with amino-acid sequence MSDAKTIERLRRIGWRGDALPASGLRLARVVAQHRAGYELHDGETLFGAQPDGRFLKRGIDPSERPVVGDFVEVEAGKPPHIVNVLARRTVLSRAAAGERYERQLIATNIDYVLVLTGLDGDFNPARIERYLSLTEDSGAQPVVLLSKLDTREDAAAQIEALRARLPAATPIHALNGKDPASVAQLAAYLQPGDSAVLVGSSGAGKSTLTNTLLGTARMATAEVRSHDSRGRHTTTHRALLQLPSGGCLIDTPGMRELKLTGEENLDLFADIEALAEQCRFADCGHGSEPGCAIQMALDSGELAPGRWRNFLKLHDEREEQAATLEARLRRQRGGRPIERPHGHRGQRERD; translated from the coding sequence ATGAGTGATGCCAAAACGATCGAACGCCTGCGCCGCATCGGCTGGCGCGGTGATGCGCTGCCGGCCTCCGGTTTGCGCCTGGCGCGGGTCGTGGCCCAGCATCGCGCCGGCTATGAGCTGCACGACGGCGAAACCCTGTTCGGCGCGCAGCCGGACGGGCGTTTCCTCAAGCGCGGCATCGACCCGTCCGAGCGGCCGGTGGTCGGCGATTTCGTCGAGGTCGAGGCGGGCAAGCCGCCGCACATCGTCAACGTGCTGGCGCGGCGCACGGTGCTGTCGCGCGCGGCGGCCGGCGAGCGCTACGAGCGGCAGCTGATTGCCACCAACATCGACTACGTGCTGGTGCTGACCGGACTGGATGGCGACTTCAACCCGGCGCGGATCGAACGCTACCTGTCGCTGACCGAGGATTCCGGCGCGCAGCCGGTGGTGCTGCTGAGCAAGCTGGACACGCGCGAGGACGCCGCGGCGCAGATCGAGGCGCTGCGTGCGCGGCTGCCCGCCGCGACGCCGATCCATGCACTGAACGGCAAGGACCCGGCCAGCGTGGCGCAACTGGCGGCGTACCTGCAGCCGGGCGACAGCGCGGTGCTGGTCGGCTCCTCCGGCGCCGGCAAGTCCACCCTGACCAATACCCTGCTCGGCACGGCACGTATGGCCACCGCCGAAGTACGCAGCCACGACAGCCGCGGCCGCCACACCACCACCCATCGCGCCCTGCTGCAGTTGCCCAGCGGCGGTTGCCTGATCGACACGCCGGGGATGCGCGAGCTGAAGCTCACCGGCGAGGAAAACCTCGACCTGTTCGCCGACATCGAGGCACTGGCCGAGCAATGCCGTTTCGCCGATTGCGGCCATGGCAGCGAGCCGGGCTGCGCGATACAGATGGCGCTCGACAGCGGCGAACTGGCGCCCGGGCGCTGGCGCAACTTCCTCAAGCTGCACGACGAGCGCGAGGAGCAGGCGGCGACGCTGGAAGCGCGCCTGCGCCGGCAGCGCGGCGGCCGGCCGATCGAACGGCCGCACGGCCATCGCGGGCAGCGCGAGCGGGACTGA
- a CDS encoding aminotransferase class I/II-fold pyridoxal phosphate-dependent enzyme, translated as MASITPSAHLADVRYEIRGALTRRARELEAAGLDIIKLNIGNPGRYGFAAPAHLREAIAGHLHESEAYGHEQGLELAREAIAAQQRARGAQGAEPERIFIGNGVSELIDLSLRALLQAGDEVLLPSPDYPLWSAATILNGGQPRYYRCLARHGHLPDPDEIEALITPRTRALVLINPNNPTGAVYPRALLERLVTIAAKHRLLLLSDEIYDEILYDGASFQPLAEVAGEWPCLSFGGLSKVHRACGYRVGWMSLSGDVARSAAYRDALQLLAALRLCANVTAQWAVLPALQDAPTIGTLTAPGGRLHEARQVVLEGVAASDYLELVAPDGALYAFPQVRADRLASFDDEAFALRLLEEESVLVVPGSSFNVPRSRHFRLTLLPPPAQLREVFVRTERVLARMAREQSPSTAAVA; from the coding sequence TTGGCCTCGATCACACCCAGTGCGCACCTGGCGGACGTGCGCTACGAAATCCGCGGCGCGCTGACCCGGCGCGCGCGCGAGCTGGAGGCTGCCGGCCTCGACATCATCAAGCTCAACATCGGCAACCCCGGCCGCTATGGCTTCGCGGCGCCGGCGCACCTGCGCGAGGCGATCGCCGGCCACCTGCACGAGAGCGAGGCCTACGGCCACGAACAAGGCCTGGAACTCGCTCGCGAGGCGATCGCCGCGCAGCAGCGCGCGCGTGGCGCCCAGGGAGCCGAGCCCGAGCGCATCTTCATCGGCAACGGCGTCAGCGAACTGATCGACCTGTCGCTGCGCGCACTGCTGCAGGCCGGCGACGAGGTGTTGCTGCCGAGCCCGGACTACCCGCTGTGGAGCGCCGCCACCATCCTCAACGGCGGCCAGCCGCGCTACTACCGCTGCCTCGCCCGCCACGGCCACCTGCCCGATCCGGACGAGATCGAGGCGCTGATCACGCCGCGCACCCGCGCCCTGGTGCTGATCAACCCGAACAACCCGACCGGCGCGGTCTATCCGCGCGCGCTGCTGGAACGGCTGGTGACGATCGCGGCAAAGCACCGCCTACTGCTGCTGTCCGACGAGATCTACGACGAGATCCTGTACGACGGCGCCAGCTTCCAGCCACTGGCCGAGGTGGCCGGCGAGTGGCCCTGCCTCAGCTTCGGCGGCCTGTCCAAGGTGCACCGCGCCTGCGGCTACCGGGTCGGCTGGATGAGCCTGTCCGGCGATGTCGCGCGCAGCGCGGCCTATCGCGACGCGTTGCAGCTGCTGGCCGCGCTGCGCCTGTGCGCGAACGTCACCGCGCAATGGGCGGTGCTGCCGGCGCTGCAGGATGCGCCGACGATCGGCACGCTGACCGCTCCCGGCGGGCGCCTGCACGAGGCGCGTCAGGTCGTGCTGGAAGGCGTCGCCGCCAGCGACTACCTGGAACTGGTGGCCCCGGACGGCGCGCTGTACGCGTTCCCGCAGGTGCGTGCCGACCGCCTCGCCAGCTTCGACGACGAGGCCTTCGCGCTGCGCCTGCTGGAGGAGGAATCGGTGCTGGTGGTGCCCGGCAGCAGCTTCAACGTGCCGCGCAGCCGCCACTTCCGGCTGACCCTGCTGCCGCCGCCCGCACAACTGCGCGAGGTGTTCGTGCGGACCGAACGGGTGCTGGCGCGCATGGCGCGCGAGCAGTCGCCGTCCACGGCCGCGGTGGCCTGA
- a CDS encoding SGNH/GDSL hydrolase family protein — MPTYLALGDSYTIGEAVAAHERWPAVLVQRLRHGGMPIDEPRIVAVTGWTTDELAQGMDAAALMPPYGLVTLQIGVNNQYRGRPADDYREQFAGLLDRAIVLAGGRAARVVVASIPDWGVTRFAREQGRDRARIAAELDAYNALAHAETERAGARFVDITGTSRQHPELLADDGLHPSAAQYALWVEAIEPAVRAALRS; from the coding sequence GTGCCGACCTATCTCGCCCTCGGCGACTCGTACACCATCGGCGAGGCGGTGGCCGCGCACGAGCGCTGGCCGGCCGTGCTGGTGCAGCGCCTGCGCCACGGCGGCATGCCGATCGACGAGCCGCGGATCGTTGCCGTCACCGGCTGGACCACCGACGAACTGGCGCAAGGCATGGATGCCGCGGCACTGATGCCGCCCTACGGCCTGGTGACGCTGCAGATCGGCGTGAACAACCAGTACCGCGGCCGCCCGGCCGACGACTACCGCGAACAGTTCGCCGGCCTGCTGGATCGCGCGATCGTGCTGGCCGGCGGCCGTGCCGCGCGCGTGGTGGTGGCGTCGATCCCCGACTGGGGCGTCACCCGCTTCGCCCGCGAACAGGGCCGCGACCGCGCACGCATCGCCGCCGAGCTGGACGCCTACAACGCGCTGGCCCACGCTGAAACCGAACGCGCCGGCGCCCGCTTCGTCGACATCACCGGCACCTCGCGCCAGCACCCCGAGCTGCTCGCCGACGACGGCCTGCACCCTTCCGCGGCGCAGTACGCCTTGTGGGTGGAAGCGATCGAACCGGCCGTGCGCGCGGCACTTCGCTCCTAG
- a CDS encoding UDP-2,3-diacylglucosamine diphosphatase: MTSLHCRSAFISDVHLGTPDCKAAYLLNFLRQLRCEKLYLVGDIVDLEALSRRHWWHAEHSAVIAEILELARRGVDVVYIPGNHDAPMRGLHGQNFGGVRIALDAVHVGADGRRYRVSHGDEFDPERIGRRWMQQFGEAMHRLICWGNRRLHAMRRRLRLPYLPLSIILKSHVGKALAYIRAYEQRVAADARERGFDGHICGHIHFGHVRELAGVLYLNDGDWVEHCTALVEDHTGAMELIHWSEQSTALGRASRELVWPSPAAVLALAPLGARRRHLGELHRAA; this comes from the coding sequence ATGACCAGCCTGCACTGCCGCAGCGCCTTCATCTCCGACGTGCATCTGGGCACGCCGGACTGCAAGGCCGCCTACCTGCTCAACTTCCTGCGCCAGCTGCGCTGCGAAAAGCTCTATCTGGTGGGCGACATCGTCGACCTGGAGGCGCTGTCCCGGCGCCACTGGTGGCATGCCGAACACAGCGCGGTGATCGCCGAGATACTGGAACTGGCGCGCCGTGGCGTCGACGTCGTCTACATCCCCGGCAACCACGACGCGCCCATGCGCGGCCTGCACGGGCAGAACTTCGGCGGCGTGCGGATCGCACTGGATGCGGTGCACGTCGGCGCCGATGGTCGCCGCTACCGGGTCAGCCACGGCGACGAGTTCGACCCCGAGCGGATCGGCCGCCGCTGGATGCAGCAGTTCGGCGAGGCGATGCATCGACTCATCTGCTGGGGCAATCGCCGGCTGCATGCAATGCGGCGACGGCTGCGGCTGCCGTATCTGCCGCTGTCGATCATCCTCAAGTCGCACGTCGGCAAGGCGCTGGCGTACATCCGCGCGTACGAACAACGCGTCGCCGCGGACGCGCGCGAACGCGGCTTCGACGGGCATATCTGCGGGCACATCCACTTCGGCCACGTGCGCGAGCTGGCCGGCGTGCTCTACCTCAACGACGGCGACTGGGTCGAGCATTGCACCGCGCTGGTCGAGGATCACACCGGTGCGATGGAACTGATCCACTGGAGCGAGCAGTCCACCGCGCTGGGTCGCGCCAGCCGCGAACTGGTCTGGCCCTCGCCCGCCGCGGTGCTGGCGCTGGCGCCGCTGGGCGCCCGCCGGCGCCACCTGGGCGAGCTGCACCGGGCCGCCTGA
- the grxD gene encoding Grx4 family monothiol glutaredoxin encodes MSLDAATRERIETLLKDHRVVLFMKGNRQQPMCGFSAAATNTLNELLPEYHTVNVLDDPEIREGIKAYGDWPTIPQLYVEGELVGGADIIRQMYGSGELHQLFGVAAPDRTPPEITITDAAAEAIRQGTANAQGVALHLEIGPDHSAGFQLAPAGEHDIVAHANGLEVHFDPASAQRAKGIVIDWVSTVQGEGLSLKFPGATEIKPLSVQQLKQRLAANDITLIDVRPAAGRAQAAPLAQARVLEEEGYESLANLPKDTALAFICHHGMSSRAMAERFAAHGFSNIYNVEGGMDAWASEVDSSVPRY; translated from the coding sequence ATGTCTCTCGACGCCGCCACCCGCGAACGTATCGAAACCCTGCTCAAGGACCACCGCGTGGTGCTGTTCATGAAAGGCAACCGCCAGCAGCCGATGTGCGGCTTCTCGGCCGCGGCCACCAACACGCTCAATGAATTGCTGCCCGAGTACCACACGGTCAACGTGCTGGACGATCCGGAGATCCGCGAGGGCATCAAGGCCTACGGCGACTGGCCCACGATCCCGCAGCTGTACGTGGAAGGTGAACTGGTCGGCGGCGCCGACATCATCCGCCAGATGTACGGCAGCGGCGAACTGCACCAGCTGTTCGGCGTCGCCGCGCCGGACCGGACCCCGCCGGAAATCACCATCACCGACGCCGCCGCCGAGGCGATTCGCCAAGGCACCGCAAATGCGCAAGGCGTGGCACTGCATCTGGAGATCGGTCCCGACCACAGCGCCGGCTTCCAGCTGGCGCCGGCCGGCGAGCACGACATCGTGGCCCATGCGAACGGCCTCGAAGTGCATTTCGACCCGGCCAGCGCACAGCGCGCCAAGGGCATCGTGATCGACTGGGTCTCCACCGTGCAGGGCGAGGGCCTGAGCCTGAAATTCCCCGGCGCCACCGAGATCAAGCCGCTCAGCGTGCAGCAGCTGAAGCAGCGGCTGGCCGCCAACGACATCACCCTGATCGACGTGCGCCCCGCCGCCGGCCGCGCCCAGGCCGCACCGCTGGCGCAGGCGCGGGTGCTGGAAGAGGAAGGTTACGAGAGCCTGGCCAACCTGCCGAAGGACACCGCGCTGGCCTTCATCTGCCACCACGGCATGTCCAGCCGCGCCATGGCCGAACGCTTCGCCGCGCACGGCTTCAGCAACATCTACAACGTGGAAGGCGGCATGGATGCGTGGGCCAGCGAGGTGGATTCCAGCGTGCCTCGCTACTGA
- a CDS encoding aspartyl/asparaginyl beta-hydroxylase domain-containing protein, whose amino-acid sequence MAHNGLQRGDPVLAEQHFARLLEMIPGDVEALQFVASRHLIRGDAIRAVAMLLAADQAHPDDANTLHQLGAAQMAAGDLPGAVGSLQRGTALAPHMFVARLRLGMALEKLGETHRALVAYFGAVNAAQAQGRWLGDANTAPGLRDAVRHAIGFIDAGRRQLFDQVLEPLRQRYGRSELARVEDCLSIYLGEKAMTPPDSRQRPKFLYFPSVPSQPYYPRERFPWQAELEANTAVIREELRAVLSQPQDLEPFLQTDSPQDAADLVRSSGTRAAWDAYFFHRHGERYDAHCARCPQTAALLDALPLVYVREHSPETLYSVLRPGTHILPHRGVTNTRLVTHLPLIVPPDCALRVGGEIHAWQEGRCVTFDDTFEHEAWNNSGETRVVLILDSWNPDLSEAERAAVNDLVGAIGDFNRESEVLTPKG is encoded by the coding sequence ATGGCGCACAACGGACTGCAGCGTGGTGATCCGGTACTGGCCGAGCAGCACTTTGCGCGGCTGCTGGAGATGATTCCCGGTGACGTCGAGGCGCTGCAGTTCGTCGCCAGCCGCCATCTGATTCGCGGGGATGCCATTCGTGCCGTGGCCATGCTGCTCGCGGCTGATCAGGCGCATCCGGATGATGCCAATACGCTGCACCAGTTGGGTGCCGCGCAGATGGCCGCCGGGGATCTGCCCGGCGCAGTGGGCAGCCTGCAACGTGGAACGGCGCTGGCGCCGCACATGTTTGTGGCGCGTCTTCGCCTGGGTATGGCGCTTGAAAAGCTGGGGGAAACGCACCGTGCACTGGTGGCTTATTTCGGCGCGGTAAACGCTGCCCAGGCACAAGGCCGCTGGCTTGGCGATGCGAACACAGCACCCGGTCTGCGCGATGCGGTCAGGCATGCGATTGGTTTCATCGATGCCGGGCGCCGGCAGCTTTTCGATCAAGTGCTCGAACCCCTGCGGCAGCGTTACGGTCGCTCCGAACTTGCACGCGTGGAGGATTGTCTGTCCATTTATCTCGGCGAAAAGGCGATGACCCCGCCCGATTCGCGGCAGCGACCGAAGTTCCTCTATTTCCCGAGCGTGCCGAGCCAGCCGTATTACCCGCGCGAGCGTTTTCCGTGGCAGGCGGAACTGGAGGCCAACACTGCCGTGATTCGCGAGGAGCTGCGCGCCGTGCTGTCGCAGCCGCAGGACCTCGAACCGTTTCTGCAGACGGATTCGCCACAGGACGCGGCCGACCTGGTGCGCTCCTCCGGTACCCGGGCGGCCTGGGATGCGTATTTCTTCCATCGCCACGGCGAGCGCTACGACGCGCATTGCGCGCGCTGTCCGCAGACGGCCGCACTGCTCGACGCGCTGCCGCTCGTGTACGTGCGCGAACACTCACCGGAAACGTTGTACTCGGTGCTGCGGCCCGGCACGCATATCCTGCCGCACCGTGGCGTCACCAACACCCGACTGGTCACGCACCTGCCGCTGATCGTGCCGCCCGATTGTGCCTTGCGCGTTGGCGGAGAAATCCATGCGTGGCAGGAGGGACGCTGTGTGACCTTCGATGACACGTTCGAGCACGAGGCCTGGAACAACAGTGGCGAAACGCGGGTAGTGCTGATTCTCGACAGCTGGAATCCGGATCTCAGCGAGGCCGAACGGGCAGCCGTGAATGATCTGGTCGGGGCGATCGGCGATTTCAACCGGGAGAGCGAAGTACTTACCCCCAAGGGTTGA
- a CDS encoding tetratricopeptide repeat-containing sulfotransferase family protein: protein MNPRLHGLSPVVIQHVLAAGQALDGGHLDEADRQLSHALAAYPDHPEVLRLLAGIHNLRGQHLDALRVMRRALAQRPQDPLYHNTLGSLLGAAGDYELAIDALRVACKLQPGLAIAWFNLGVMLTKSVRNDEAVEALQRTVSLAPDHIAARALLADILRTRGQLEEAAAEYRQLIAQHPAAGIAWWGLADLRTQRFTEEDIKRMRAALQLPATNDNDRITIGFALAKALDDAGNYAASLAALEQANAIARRRQDWNAEAFSSSVAAITAAFDPPPAGAMEPLGREAIFIVSLPRAGSTLVEQILASHSSVEGAGELPDLPHVLAEESRRRGKPFPQWVDHMQPSDWERLGRRYLERTAHWRRRRPIFTDKLPNNWIYIGAIRAMLPAAHIVVCRRDRLETCFSCYRQPLDSSNGYTRSFADLASFWRDFDRSVQHWTALHPASVHEHRYEVLLAEPEAHIRELLDFCRLPFENACLHFHENRREVRSPSATQVHQPLRRDTARAHLYGNLLDPLRKALDLPSWQP from the coding sequence ATGAACCCACGTCTGCACGGGCTGAGCCCCGTCGTCATCCAACATGTATTGGCTGCGGGACAGGCGCTCGACGGTGGCCATCTGGACGAGGCCGATCGGCAACTGTCGCATGCATTGGCGGCGTACCCGGACCATCCCGAAGTGCTGCGGCTGCTGGCAGGTATCCACAACTTGCGCGGCCAACACCTCGATGCCTTGCGCGTGATGCGCCGGGCGCTGGCGCAACGCCCGCAGGATCCGCTCTATCACAACACCCTCGGATCGCTGCTGGGCGCAGCGGGCGACTACGAATTGGCGATCGATGCGTTGCGCGTTGCCTGCAAGCTCCAGCCAGGCCTGGCCATCGCCTGGTTCAACCTCGGCGTTATGCTGACCAAATCCGTGCGCAACGACGAAGCTGTGGAGGCGCTGCAACGGACCGTCTCGCTCGCACCCGACCATATCGCCGCGCGGGCGCTGCTCGCCGACATACTGCGCACGCGAGGGCAGCTCGAAGAAGCGGCCGCCGAATACCGCCAACTGATCGCCCAGCACCCCGCGGCCGGGATCGCCTGGTGGGGACTGGCCGACCTCAGGACACAGCGCTTCACCGAAGAAGACATCAAGCGCATGCGCGCTGCGCTGCAGCTTCCCGCGACCAACGACAACGACCGCATCACGATCGGCTTTGCCCTGGCCAAGGCTCTCGATGATGCCGGCAACTACGCCGCTTCACTTGCCGCACTGGAACAGGCCAATGCCATTGCGCGCCGCCGCCAGGACTGGAATGCCGAAGCGTTCTCCAGCAGCGTCGCGGCCATCACTGCTGCGTTCGATCCACCACCTGCCGGCGCGATGGAACCACTTGGCCGCGAGGCCATCTTCATCGTCAGCCTGCCGCGCGCGGGCTCTACCCTCGTCGAACAGATCCTGGCTTCGCATTCGTCGGTGGAAGGCGCCGGCGAATTGCCCGATCTGCCGCACGTGCTGGCCGAGGAATCGCGTCGCCGCGGCAAGCCGTTTCCGCAGTGGGTCGACCATATGCAACCGTCCGACTGGGAACGACTCGGCCGACGCTACCTGGAACGCACCGCGCACTGGCGACGCCGGCGTCCCATCTTCACCGACAAGCTGCCCAACAACTGGATCTACATCGGCGCCATCCGCGCCATGTTGCCGGCCGCTCATATCGTGGTCTGCCGGCGCGACCGGCTGGAAACGTGTTTCTCGTGCTACCGGCAACCACTGGACAGCAGCAACGGTTACACGCGCAGCTTCGCCGACCTGGCCAGCTTCTGGCGCGATTTCGACCGCAGTGTGCAGCATTGGACCGCGCTGCATCCCGCTTCGGTGCACGAGCACCGCTACGAGGTGCTGCTGGCCGAGCCGGAAGCGCATATCCGTGAACTGCTGGATTTCTGCCGGCTGCCATTCGAGAACGCGTGTCTGCACTTCCACGAGAACCGGCGCGAGGTACGCTCACCCAGTGCCACCCAGGTGCACCAGCCGTTGCGCCGGGACACGGCACGCGCACATCTTTACGGAAATCTGCTCGACCCGCTCAGGAAGGCACTTGACCTGCCGTCGTGGCAGCCATGA
- a CDS encoding tetratricopeptide repeat-containing sulfotransferase family protein has protein sequence MTASATSTAILVALEQAPEQEWLEHGRALALRADLAGALAVFSAAARRYPASGEVRVGLAGLHWQMQQQTQAEALLRDWLAQHPAHVAATFLLVRLLREQGRMQAAAQSMRQLFEHGPHDTDTVIQAVEMLDDYGRPQDAAVICEAELAAGSTDPRMHAYAGMLGIQLGEFERVRERYEFALAHSPVAVEWNIPIGLSGLQRYQDSSHPDFALFREVLNRPGLSDKTRITTLFALGKAHDDIADYAQAASYLREANTLAHAAGSWSRKQWNRSVEARLAAKPYPFTLPAPADWTPIFIVGVPRSGTTLLAELIARHPQVRNRGELGWLKALAQRLSLTTASQQDPYEQAAAIYAAQLRQDDGDAHWFIDKQPLNLLHVDLIMALWPNARIIHCQRHARDTALSLWSQSFHDQAHDYAYDFGDISALIRGCRRLAMHWSARYPEAFRTVHYEDLVTAPDDIVAALIDWLGLPAMSPSDPMQKPHGISTASAWQARQPVHTRSAGRWREYAAYLPELLRVPLP, from the coding sequence ATGACAGCATCGGCGACAAGCACGGCAATCCTCGTCGCGCTCGAGCAAGCGCCGGAGCAGGAGTGGCTCGAGCATGGTCGCGCGCTGGCCCTGCGCGCCGATCTGGCCGGCGCGCTGGCCGTTTTCTCGGCGGCGGCACGGCGCTATCCCGCATCGGGAGAAGTGCGCGTTGGTCTGGCCGGGCTGCATTGGCAAATGCAGCAGCAAACACAAGCCGAGGCGTTGCTGCGCGACTGGCTGGCGCAGCATCCCGCCCATGTCGCCGCCACGTTCCTGCTGGTCCGGCTGCTACGCGAGCAGGGCCGCATGCAGGCGGCGGCACAATCGATGCGACAGCTGTTCGAGCACGGCCCGCACGATACGGACACCGTGATCCAGGCGGTGGAGATGCTTGACGACTATGGCCGCCCGCAGGATGCCGCCGTGATTTGCGAAGCTGAGCTCGCTGCCGGCTCGACCGACCCGCGCATGCATGCCTACGCCGGCATGCTGGGCATCCAGCTGGGTGAATTCGAGCGCGTGCGCGAACGTTATGAGTTTGCGCTTGCCCACAGTCCCGTGGCGGTCGAATGGAATATCCCGATCGGCTTGTCCGGCCTGCAACGCTATCAGGACTCCAGCCATCCGGACTTCGCGCTGTTTCGCGAGGTGCTGAATCGACCCGGGCTGAGCGACAAGACGCGCATCACCACATTGTTCGCCCTCGGCAAGGCGCATGACGACATCGCCGACTATGCCCAGGCGGCAAGCTATCTGCGCGAGGCCAACACGCTCGCACACGCCGCCGGTTCATGGTCGCGCAAACAGTGGAACCGCTCCGTCGAGGCACGCCTCGCAGCCAAGCCCTATCCGTTCACGTTGCCCGCACCCGCCGACTGGACGCCGATCTTCATCGTCGGCGTACCACGCTCCGGCACCACCTTGCTGGCCGAACTGATCGCACGTCACCCGCAGGTCCGCAACCGCGGCGAACTCGGCTGGCTCAAGGCGCTGGCGCAGCGGCTTTCGCTGACGACCGCCAGCCAGCAGGACCCCTACGAACAGGCCGCCGCCATTTACGCGGCGCAGTTGCGCCAGGACGATGGCGACGCGCACTGGTTCATCGACAAACAGCCGCTGAACCTGCTGCATGTCGACCTGATCATGGCATTGTGGCCCAACGCGCGGATCATTCATTGCCAGCGCCACGCGCGCGACACGGCACTGTCGCTTTGGTCTCAGTCCTTTCATGACCAGGCCCACGACTATGCCTACGATTTCGGCGACATCAGCGCGCTGATACGGGGCTGCCGCCGCCTGGCCATGCACTGGAGCGCACGCTACCCGGAAGCATTTCGCACCGTCCATTACGAAGACCTGGTGACAGCACCGGATGACATCGTGGCAGCGCTGATCGACTGGCTGGGACTGCCGGCCATGAGCCCTTCCGACCCGATGCAGAAGCCACACGGCATCAGTACCGCCAGTGCATGGCAGGCGCGCCAGCCGGTGCATACCCGCTCCGCCGGACGTTGGCGCGAATACGCAGCTTACCTGCCGGAACTACTGCGGGTTCCCTTGCCATAA